TGATATGATTTATACTGATACTGTAGCAACATCATTTGCAAAAAAGAATAAAATAAAAGCCATCAATGGGAAAAAAATGCTAGAAGAGCAAGCAAAGAAAAGCTTTGCTCTTTGGCGAGAACAACTTTTAAGAGTTAAGTAATAAATCAGCTACTGTATGCAGAGTTTCATCTTTCTTGCAAAAAGCAAAGCGTACCCATGGCAAGCTTTTAGGTGGTTGCTTGTAAAATACTGAAACGGGGATTGTTGTTACTCTATGAGTTTCAACAAGTTGACGTGCATATAACACATCAGACATATCTCCCGCCAGTCCTTCAAAATTCGCTGTTAAGAAAAATGTACCTTCACAACTGCTTGTGTGGTAACCAGCTCTCTCAAGCACGGATTTCAAATAATTTCTTTTTATTTCATAACTTTTCTTCTGCTCAGACAAATAGTTTTCAAACCATTTTTTATCAGACATGACATCTGCCAATCCAAGTTGTGTGAATGGGCTTGTGCAAAAAACGGTTGCTTGATGAACGATACGAATGGCATTTGTTAAGTTAGCTGGAGCACAAATCCACCCTGTTTTCAGTCCGGTAAAGCCAAATGTTTTTGCAGCGGAACTGATTCTTGCAACAAGATGTTGAATCTTTGGGATTGTGCAGAGAGAAATATGTTTATGTGAGGCATAGGTTAAATTTTCATAAACTTCATCACTTAATACGATTGCATTATTTTTTAAAACCTTTGATGAAATGCGATCAATTTCATCTTCGCTAAAAACTTTTCCTGTTGGGTTGTGAGGTGAATTAAAAATAAGAAGTGAAAATCCCCCAGCTGCAGCAGCATCGAATTCACTCCAATCAATTGTCCAGCCCCCTCCCCTTACACCAATGGGCGTGTCAGGAGAATGCAATCTAATGGGAACAACTTCGCCTCCTGCATTAGCAATTGCTTGATAATAGAGATCGAATGCGGGTTCAAAAACGATCACTCTATCGCCAGGATTGATAAAAGCATTGATAGCGCTATACAGGGCTTCTGATGCGCCAGTTGTAATTGTTATTTCACTTTCTGGGTCATAAATAACTCCAGTAGTTGATTCCACATAATAAGAAACTTCCCTTCTTAATGCTTCTTCTCCTTGGGAAGGTGAGTATTGATTGTGGCATGACAATACTTGTTTAGCGATGGAATCAAGCAAGCGGGTAGGACCATAAAAATCAGGAAATCCTTGGCCAAGGTTTACGGCGTTGTAAAGCTTTGATAATGCAGTCATTTCTGAAAAAATGCTTTTTTGGGTCGCACTCCAACGTTTTGCAATTCTGTTTGTGGTTTGCATCATAATACCTTTAGATAATTTTAATAATTTTCACACATTCATGCTATAAAACAGCTTTAAAATATGCTTTATTGGCAAGTTGTGAAAGCGAGCCTTTAAAAGAGGAGCTATCAATTTGTGTTATCAGGAAACCACTTTTCTATCAAGTTTGTGCCTGATTTCTTAAAATTTCGAGAACTATATAGATATAATAATATTATTGAAGAGGCTATAATGAAGAAGAGAGGGCATAATTTAAACCCATTTGAGTATAAATTGTTATCCGATTTGCTTCATTTAGAAAAAAATTTAGATTATTCTGGAAAAAGTATTTTACTGAATCTACAAGTTTCAGGTGGTATGGATAGCATGTGCCTTTTGCATGCTTTGACTAAAGTTTTGCATTCAAAACTTTTTAAAACAAAAAATCAGTTTAAGTTAATAGCCCAGCATTTTAATCATAAAAAGCGTGGAGATGAATCGGATCAAGATGCAGAACTGATCCAAAAAATTTGCTTAGAAACTGGTGTTCCACTTTATCTTGAAATCGCAGAAGAAAAAACCTTTAGTGATGGAGAAAAAAATTTTCAAAACAGCGCGCGGAAATGGCGAAAAAATAAAGCTTTAGCATTATCTGAAAAAATAAAGAGTGAATTGAGTTGTGAGCATTTTTATATCGTAACAGCGCATCATGCGCGCGATCATGTAGAGACCGTATTATTACATGTATTAAGGGGTTCTGCTCTGCAGGGTTTAAAAGGGATTCAAAAACTTTCTGATGATAAACTTTTTTATAGGCCGTTTGCAAAAATTAATTTTGAGGAAATTGAAGAATACTCAAAAGAATTTGATATTAAATATAGAGTAGATATGTCGAATTTATCTGATGATTATGATAGAAATTATATCAGAAATCATATTCTCGGGCATTTGAAAAAGTTAAGACCAAATTATCAGCAAGCATTTCATAAATTGTCAGAACATGCAATTGAGCAATTGATGCTTAATGAAACATTTCTTAATTCAAGTTTGCAGGGCAATTTTGTAATTGATAAGGGAACAAGATCTTCTGAGCTTTTTCATATTCTTATCCAGAAAGAGAAAAAATTGTTAGGGGTTGTGACAAAAAACTGTATAGACAATATTCTCTATGAAGTGGAGCTTATGTTTAAAAAGAAGATAATAAAAAAAGAGATTAAAATAAGTTCAGGATGGAAAATTCATTTGTCAAATAATAATAAAAACATTGAGATAGATGTTTTTAGAGAAAAATTATAGAAGAGTTAAGAAAGTATCCGATAAGGAATGACTTGACTTAGTGTGGTACCGTTGCAAACTGTTTAAAAGGGTGTAGAGATCGCCCGTTTAGTAGCATAATATGATACTTGATCGCCTCCAACCAAACCAGAGGCTAAAGTGAAAGGTAAGGAGCTCGAATGGGTAAAGAATCTTGGTTAAAAGCCGCGCTGGTGTGGGCAGCGATGATCGTTTTATTTGCTTTGTGTTTTAAATTATTATACAAACCCCACGAAGATGTTCAAAAAACATACCCACAATTTCAAAGTTATATTGAAAAATCTTTGGGCGACCAACAGAGTATTGTGAGTGTGACAGTTCGTTCTGATAATCTCCGTGGCGATGAAATTATAGCAAAACTCAAAGACAACTCAACTGTTACGACCTATGGTCCCGCCGACGATGGCGTGCGCTCTCAGTTACGTAAAGAACTGGAAGCTAAAAAAATTCCTATCAATTATGAAAAACCAGATGACAGCAGTGTTTGGTGGGTGAGCCTCATTACGATGTGGCTACCTGCACTATTAATTGTTGGACTTGTGCTGATGTTTCTTCGCAATATGCAAGGTGCAGGCGGCAAAGCCATGTCTTTTGGCAAAAGTAGAGCAAAGCTTCAGTCTGAAGGTGCAAATAAAGTCACATTTAAAGACGTTGCTGGTATTGAAGAAGTTAAGCAAGAATGTTCTGAAATTGTTGCCTTCCTAAAGGATCATAAAAAGTTCCAAGACATCGGAGCAAGAATTCCCAAGGGAGTTCTTATGATGGGAGCACCAGGAACAGGTAAAACTCTTTTAGCGCGCGCGATTGCGGGTGAAGCAGGAGTTCCTTTCTTTACAATTTCTGGCTCAGATTTCGTTGAAATGTTTGTTGGTGTTGGTGCATCACGCGTGCGTGATTTATTTGAAAATGCCAAGAAAAACTCACCTTGCATTATATTTATCGATGAGATCGATGCCGTCGGTCGCCATCGTGGTGCAGGTGTGGGCGGTGGACATGATGAAAGAGAGCAAACTCTCAATCAATTGTTGGTTGAAATGGATGGTTTCGAAGCAAACGACGCTGTCATTATCATTGCAGCCACAAATCGTCCCGATGTCCTCGATCCCGCTTTGTTAAGACCCGGCCGTTTTGATAGACGCGTTATGGTTGGATTACCTGATGTTCGTGGGCGTAAAGAAATTCTTAACGTGCACATGAAAAAAATTAAACATGCTGAAGATATTAACGTTGAACGAATTGCTTTAGGTACACCAGGTTTTTCAGGTGCTGATCTAGAAAATCTTTGCAATGAAGCTGCCCTGATGGCTGCGCGTAACGGCATGAAACGTGTGATTGAAAAAGATTTTGAAGCTGCAAAAGATAAAATTCTAATGGGGCCAGAGCGGAGAAGTGCTGTTCTACCTAAGGAAACTATTCGTGTTACTGCATATCATGAAACTGGGCACGCACTGGTTTCGCATTTTTTAAAGTCACGGGAAAACGTACATAAAATTACTGTGATTCCACGTGGACAAGCCCTTGGTGTGACTGCGTATCTGCCCAAAGAAGATGTCTATGGCTATTCCAAAGAAGATTTATTGACGACGATTGCTTATGCGATGGGTGGACGTGCCGCTGAAGAAATTAAGTTTTCACAATTCACAACCGGCGCTTCAAACGATATTCAAAAAGCTACAGATCTTGCCCGCCGTATGGTTTGTCAGTTTGGTATGAGCCGTCTTGGACCTATAAACTTTGGACAAAAAAGTGAAAATCCATTTTTAGGCCGTGACTGGGGTGAGTCTCGTAATTATTCTGAAACTCTAGCGCACGAAATTGACATGGAAGTTTCTAAAATTATCAACACTCAATATGAATTAGCAAAACAAGTTCTTGTTGAGCACATGGATATATTTGAAAAAGTTTCTAATATTCTGCTTGAAGTTGAAACTCTGGACAGTGAAGAGTTTCTTGAAATTATCAATAACAACGCAAGCGCTGAGAAAATTAAAGAAATCCAGCTGAGCAAAACATTAAGTGGCAACAGCGATGGAAGTGATGCTTCAGGTTCAAAGTTAGACGCGACAAACACGAGTGCGATAAACCCATTGAACACCACTCCGACACCAGCTTAACTCACAAATAAGCTTAGGTAAAAGTGAAGGCTAGGAAAGCGAAATTTTTCCTAGCCTTCACTTTTTTGTATATATCTAATATTACAGTAATTAATTTTATACTTGTTTATCGTAATCTTTAATATCTTAGTAATATTGGCTTAATTAAATTTGTTGGACTGTCTAAATTTTTTTGCTATGTTTTTTTTCGTTCGGTTATTTAAGAGGAACTTTGAATGAAAATAATTAGAAAAAAATTGTCATTATTGTTTATGAATATTAATTCTTTTATAGATAGAGAGAAATTATGTTGTATTTTTTTCAGTGCTTTCTTCTTAGCATTGATAGCAAACTTTTCTATTATTAGATATTTTACTGAAAAATATCTAGGGATCAATCTACTCAATTCTACAGAGTTGAAAGTTCATGCCATCGTTTCTGGAATACTTTCAGATCTTTTTGTAACGGGTATAGTTTCAATTATATTTATTACTCTTGTCTTTATCTCTAATAAATTTATTTTTAATAAATATTTGAAAAAAGTTTCTCAAAGAATCAAAGTCACTTTATTTTTTATGGCTTCATTTTTATTCTTATTTTTATTATCTTTTCATATTCCATATGTCAGTTTTTATTCTAGTCTTATAACTCCATTTCATTTGAAATACTTAATTGATCCTACTTTTTTAGAAGCAAGTGCAGCGTCTGTATTGGATTATCGGGTTTTAATAGCTTTTTTTATTCCTGCGTGTTTATTTCTTATCGTCTATTTTATTTTAAAAATACCAGCTCGATTAAAGTATTTTAAAATCATTTTTATTTCTTTATTGTGCCTCATGTATGGAGCTAAAAAATTAAATGAAGAATTGAATCGATCAGGTCGAGTGTGGACCCCTGTTCATTTAAAAGCCAATTTTATTGGAAACCTATTTTCTGCTTATATATTCAGCAAATCTTATGCAATTGGTGATCTTTCAAAAGAAGATTATAAAAATTTAGAGAATTATCTTGATAAAGAAGGAGAAGTTCCAAAAATACTCAATATAAAAAATGTCACTAAAGAAAATGAATTGAACCAATCTAAATGGGAAAGCCTGTTATTAGATTCTTCCTTAAAATCTGAAGATCGCTTGGGTAAAGATCTTAAACATCAAATTCAAACAAGAATTAAAAATAAAAATCCTTTATTAGTGTGGGTTGTCATTATTGAAAGTTTCAAGCCTGAAGATGGAAAGTTTCATTACCCAAATAGTCAAAAGACATTTCAGCCTTTTTATGACTCTTTATCTGCTTCTGGAATAGCCTTTACCAATGCTTGGACTGTTGGAGGAGTTACCCGCGCTGGGCAAGAAGGAAGTCTTTGTGGATCGTGGGTTGGGGAATATACAGCTGCTATGCAAGAGCTCCCTAATATAAACCCTGAATGTTTACCAGAACTATTGAAAAGAAAATATCATGAGAATGTCTTTTCTGCATTTTGGCATGGAGGACGTTTTGACTTTGATGGTCAAGGAATTTTCTGGAAAAAACATGGCATGGATTTAGTTATAACTAAGGAAAACTTTGACTTGAATCTCCCAAAAACTCCATGGGGAATGTCAGATAAAGTCCTTTTAAGAAGAGTTGCTCACGATTTAGATACTATCACTTTAGCAAATCAAAATAAAATTCAATTTCACACGGTGTTAACTGTCACAAATCATGACCCTTGGCACCTCCCTAAAGACGCAACAACAGAATTATTACAAAAGCATAAAGAGCAATTATATCTCCCTCCACAAATCACAACATCTTATACAGATGAGGCTTTAGAAGAGTTTGTTGGATTTCTTAAAACTAAAAAATATCCGCATTCACAAGGTGAAACATATTGGGATAACTCAATCATCTTTTTTGTAAACGATCATGGGCATGCTAAACCATCTTTACCTTATCCTGATGATATTGCCTGGGGGATTAGTGCTAAAAATAATGTGATTTTAGCAATAAAGAAGAGTCAGGCGAATTTAGTTATCAATGGTGGAATTGTAGAAAAAACTTTGCAAAAAAATTCACTTTATAAAAATAGAAATGGTGTTAAAATTCCAAACTTAGCAAGTCAGGCTGACATCTATCCTACAATTCTTGATTTCTTTGATTTTAAAAATATTTATTCACTGTCCGATTCCTTATTTGCCAATAAAAGAAGGTGGCCTGTTATGGTAGATCTAGGAGATTATGTTTTTGCTCCTTCACCTTATGAAGTTGGAACAGGGATGGTTTGGACAAGAAAAGATGCTCTTAGATCTAGAACCGATTCTATGCAAAATAATATGAATTATGATTATTATAATACGGCACTTGCATTATTTAAATCTTCTCAGTTTTTATTATTTAATGGGAATATCATTAAAAATGAAGAAAATAATACTGAGAACGTTATTTTAGTTAAAGCCTTTAATTAATGTGTAAAATAATAATTTTATTTTAAAAAATATTTTTAGTATTCTAAGAGGCTTTTTAACATAAATAAGATTTTCGTTTAACTTAATATTTGGATAATGGATAAATGTTTTTATTTCGCCAATTTCATCATATTTTTCTTTGCCTTTAATAAATTCTAAGTCATTCAGTGATCCTATTTTATTAAAGGCTTGTTCTGTAATGAGAATATATTTTTTACCTGTTACAGAATTTTTTGATAATCTATGCAACATGATAACATCTATACCAGATAATTCTTGATATTGATTTATATTATAGAAAAGAATTTTACCCGAATGAATGATGAGTTTTAAATGTAAAGATTCAAGAGAACAACAGCTTTTACATTTGCATGTATTTACTGATGCTAATTTGCTTTTTGTATTCTCAAAAGCTTTAAAAAAATTTAAAATATTGTCCATGAAAATAGCAGCACGAATATGATCTGTTTCAGGCATATAGATAAAAATGGCATCACCTTCAAGTTTTGCGACTTTAAAAGGGTCTTTGATTTCGTTTAATAAAGATTTTAGAAACTCTGAAATTATAAATTGTCCATGCGCCCATTCAAAACCGTGCTTTTTAACAAATTGAGTGTAACCGCTGATATCAGCGAACAGTAACATGGCTTCGTTTTGCTGAATGATATTATTTTCCATGCTTATAAATATAACAAAATTAATGTAAAAAAATGAAAGTCAAAAAAGTGACAATTATTTTAAAATAAAGTTTTTTCAATCGCAAAAATTTAACAAGGAGTAAATATGCTATCGAAATTTAAGATTAATATGTATATGTTTTATCAATACTATATATTTTTATTTTAAGTATAGATGCATAAGCTGAGAATATCGATTAACTCTCGATACATTTAATATTTGATTCTGACTTAGATTTTAGGTTTGATTTTAAGCAGATTTCGTGTAAAAAATGAGGTTAGCTTGTCTGAATAGACATGGGTTTATTCTTTTTTTTATAAGGTTAAAAAATGAAATTATCTGGCGCAGAGAAATTTAGTAGAATATGCTCAGAAAATAGTAATTTATGGATGGGTATTGTCAACTTGACTCCCGACAGCTTTAGCGATGGAGGAGAATATTTTTCAGTCGATAAAGCCATGTCTCGTATTGATGCATTGGTAAAAAATGGGGCGCATATTCTCGACTTTGGCGGAGCTTCAAGTCGACCCAATTCCCCCTTAATCACTCCTGAAGAGGAGCTTGAACGCATTTATCAGGTGATTTTAGAAGCTAGAAAAAGAATTCCAGAGGGGGTTTTAATTAGCCTCGATACCTACTCTCCTCGAGTGGCACAAAAGCTTGCAGAGGAAGGGCTTATCGACCTAGTGAATGATATTTTTTCTGGTTTACGGACTGAAGCCACAAATGGAGTCATGCGAAATACAGCTGAAATAGCTGCTGAGTACAAGCTAGGATATATTTTGATGCATATGCAGGGGATACCTGAAAATATGCAGATAAATCCTAAATATAGTAATTGTTTATCTGAAGTAAAAGGCTTTTTGCAGGAAAGAATTCTCTTCGCTGAAAAATGTGGTGTGGAATCAATTGCAATCGACCCTGGTATAGGTTTTGGAAAATCACTCGAGAATAATTTAGAATTGCTTTCACAAAAAGGAATTGATTGCTTAAAAGAGTTGAATAAGCCTATTTTAATTGGTTTATCGCGAAAGTCATTTTTAGGAAAAATTTATCCCAATCTGACAGAACCAGTTATGCGTGATTGTGCGAGCAAAGAGTTTGAAAAAAAATGTCTCCAATTTGGAGCAAAAATAATTCGTTCGCATATTATGCCAAGTGAGTTAAATTTTAATTAAAAGTATTATAAAATAAATTTGCTTTGCTAAAATTTCTAATATTGGGAATAAAATAATGGATACAAATGAACTGTGGCATCTTCTTCAGATGCAAATGGATACAATTAAAAAAGAGTCTGACTCGAGCCATCATCCTGTTCTGGAAAGAGCTTTAGAGGCACTTAAAGAAACAATTGAAAATTATTTAAGTGAGCAAGTCACTGCAGGGCTTCCCCACCCTCACCCACGCAGCCGCATTTATCGGTCTGAGCCTAAAACTTGGGAAATCTATGAGAGTTCTTCACATGAAATACTCGATCTTATAAAGAAAAAAGCAAAAAATGCGCAAAAAAAACCGGCGTGTGTCTTCGATTTAGATGGCACTTTATTTGATGTCGGCTATAGAACTCTTGGTATTTTAAATGAATGGTTGGCTTCCGATGCCGCAAAACATTTTGATAAAAGACTTTTGCAGAAGATTGCAAAATTAAATTATAATCATATTGGTTACAGTTTATCACATGCGTTTGAAAACTCAGGTTTTGATTTAAGAAATCAAGAGACAATGAGCTTATTTTCTTCTGTAGAAAGATATTGGAAGAAGAAATTCTTTGATGGGGCTTCTTTAGTGAAGTACGATAAAATTATGGAAAATGCAGATATATTTGTACAAAAATTGAGTGAAAATAATATCGAAATATTTTATTTGACAGGTCGATATTTTCATTCAATGGCTAAAGGAACAGAACAACAGTTGTTGAATTTTAATTTTCCTTTTGATAAAAATAAATTAATTTTAAAGCACAATCCTCATGCAGATGATCAAATCTTTAAAGCCGAGCAAGTGCGAAAAATAGCACAAGAATATGAAGTTGTGGGTAACTTTGAAAATGAATATTTAAATATTGCATTTATGTCGCTTGAAGCGCGTGATGCTATTAATGTTATCGTTGATTCTCACCACTCTGGTCGACAGACCCCAGCGCTCGATTTGCCTATTTATCGTGTTTCTCGTTTTGAATTTTGATATTCTGTATGAACGAAACAAGGCTGCATTCTCGCTCCTTTAGGGGCGAGTGATTCACTTATAAGTTTAAATGAGTCTTTTATTTAAGAAAAGAAATTGGTGACCCTTAAGGGATTTGAACCCCTGTTGCCACCATGAAAGGGTGGTGTCCTGGACCTGCTAGACGAAAGGGTCATTCGCATAAATATATACCTAGCAAAAACAATTTTTAATAACAACATTGCATGAAAAGCAAATTTCTTGGCCTGAAGCTGAGTTTAAAACAATTTTTAATATTTATGTGATTTTGTTTTTGCTTATTTTTCTTTGCGATTGTGGCAATAAAAAAAAGCCAACCTATGTGGTCGGCTTATTCAAAGTTAGGAAAAATATGGTGACCCTAACCGGATTCGAACCGGTGTTACCGCCGTGAAAGGGCGGTGTCCTAGGCCTCTAGACGATAGGGCCACTTCTTCCGTGAAAAGGTAGGTATTCTTTCGCAAGAAAAGAGTCAAGCAGTTTTGAAATTTTTTTTTTCGTTTTGCCATTTCCTTGGAGATATTGACTTTTTTTATGGCTCTAAAAAAATTTTTGCTTCACGCTTTGTTCCAAAAGATCCGAGAAGAGCATAGCTATAGGAGAGAAGCATGTGAATCATGCCCTTTCTTGTGTTTTTGATGGAGGAATTTTTATGGTACAAGATCTTGATATGATGAAAAAAGTTTATTCAAACTTCAAATCAAACGTGGACTCTGCACGCAAACTTCTTGGACGTCCGATGACGTATACAGAAAAGATTCTTTACTCTCACCTCAAACCCGCAAATGGGGGACAAGGAACGGAACTTAAGAACTTTGGCAGAGGAAAAGACTATGTGGATTTCTTTCCTGACCGCGTAGCAATGCAAGACGCAACGGCGCAAATGGCCCTCTTGCAGTTCATGTCAGCGGGGATTCCAAAAGTTGCTGTGCCTTCCACAGTGCACTGTGACCACCTTATACAAGCAGAAGTCAATGCCGCAACCGACCTTGCCACTGCAAACCGCGACAATGCAGAGGTTTATGAATTCTTAGCAAATGTTTCCAGAAAATATGGCATTGGCTTTTGGAAGCCAGGCGCAGGGATTATTCACCAAGTTGTCCTTGAAAACTATGCATTTCCAGGCGGAATGATGATCGGTACAGACTCTCACACACCAAACGCGGGTGGCCTTGGTATGGTTGCTATTGGTGTGGGTGGTGCCGATGCCGTTGACGTGATGGCAGGTATTCCTTGGGAACTTAAATTTCCTAAACTTATCGGTGTGAAGCTCACAGGCAGTCTAAAAGGCTGGGCTTCAGCAAAAGATATTATTTTAAAGCTAGCAGGGATTTTAACTGTAAAAGGCGGTACGGGCGCAATTGTTGAGTACTTTGGCTCTGGTACAGCTTCTCTTTCTTGCACAGGCAAAGGCACAATCTGCAATATGGGTGCTGAAATTGGGGCCACAACCTCACTCTTCCCTTATGACTCCCGTATGGCGGATTATCTTAAAAAGACAGACAGAGCAGAAATTGCAAAATTAGCAGATGAAGTGGCTGATTACTTAAAAGCCGATGTCGATGTCGAAAAGAACCCTGAAAAATTCTATGATCAAGTTGTGACAATCGACTTAGACACGCTTGAACCACATATCAATGGTCCCTTTACTCCTGACCTTGCGACTCCAATTTCTGAGTTTGCCAAGGCTGTTAAGCAAAATGGTTGGCCTGAAAAACTCAGTGCTGCTCTCATTGGTTCTTGCACAAACTCTTCATACGAAGACATTGACCGTGTAACAACAGTTGCTAAGCAAGCCCTTAGTCAAGGTGCGAAAGCAAAATGTGAGTTTTTAATCACTCCTGGTAGTGAGCAAGTGCGTGCCACAATTGAACGTGATGGACAACTCGGTGTGCTTTCGCAAATGGGCGCGAATGTTATGGCCAATGCGTGTGGTCCTTGCATTGGGCAATGGAAACGGCATGGTGCGCTTGAAAAGAACTCAATTATTACAAGTTTCAACCGTAACTTTACGGCGCGTAACGACGGCAACCCAAAAACACATGCCTTTGTTGCTTCACCAGAAACTGTGATTGGTTTTGCTTTAACAGGCGATTTAACGGTTGATTTCACCAAGGAGCCTATCACCAACGACAAAGGTGAGAAGATTATGCTTCAACCACC
The sequence above is drawn from the Fluviispira vulneris genome and encodes:
- a CDS encoding aminotransferase class I/II-fold pyridoxal phosphate-dependent enzyme; translation: MMQTTNRIAKRWSATQKSIFSEMTALSKLYNAVNLGQGFPDFYGPTRLLDSIAKQVLSCHNQYSPSQGEEALRREVSYYVESTTGVIYDPESEITITTGASEALYSAINAFINPGDRVIVFEPAFDLYYQAIANAGGEVVPIRLHSPDTPIGVRGGGWTIDWSEFDAAAAGGFSLLIFNSPHNPTGKVFSEDEIDRISSKVLKNNAIVLSDEVYENLTYASHKHISLCTIPKIQHLVARISSAAKTFGFTGLKTGWICAPANLTNAIRIVHQATVFCTSPFTQLGLADVMSDKKWFENYLSEQKKSYEIKRNYLKSVLERAGYHTSSCEGTFFLTANFEGLAGDMSDVLYARQLVETHRVTTIPVSVFYKQPPKSLPWVRFAFCKKDETLHTVADLLLNS
- the tilS gene encoding tRNA lysidine(34) synthetase TilS, which produces MKKRGHNLNPFEYKLLSDLLHLEKNLDYSGKSILLNLQVSGGMDSMCLLHALTKVLHSKLFKTKNQFKLIAQHFNHKKRGDESDQDAELIQKICLETGVPLYLEIAEEKTFSDGEKNFQNSARKWRKNKALALSEKIKSELSCEHFYIVTAHHARDHVETVLLHVLRGSALQGLKGIQKLSDDKLFYRPFAKINFEEIEEYSKEFDIKYRVDMSNLSDDYDRNYIRNHILGHLKKLRPNYQQAFHKLSEHAIEQLMLNETFLNSSLQGNFVIDKGTRSSELFHILIQKEKKLLGVVTKNCIDNILYEVELMFKKKIIKKEIKISSGWKIHLSNNNKNIEIDVFREKL
- the ftsH gene encoding ATP-dependent zinc metalloprotease FtsH; this translates as MGKESWLKAALVWAAMIVLFALCFKLLYKPHEDVQKTYPQFQSYIEKSLGDQQSIVSVTVRSDNLRGDEIIAKLKDNSTVTTYGPADDGVRSQLRKELEAKKIPINYEKPDDSSVWWVSLITMWLPALLIVGLVLMFLRNMQGAGGKAMSFGKSRAKLQSEGANKVTFKDVAGIEEVKQECSEIVAFLKDHKKFQDIGARIPKGVLMMGAPGTGKTLLARAIAGEAGVPFFTISGSDFVEMFVGVGASRVRDLFENAKKNSPCIIFIDEIDAVGRHRGAGVGGGHDEREQTLNQLLVEMDGFEANDAVIIIAATNRPDVLDPALLRPGRFDRRVMVGLPDVRGRKEILNVHMKKIKHAEDINVERIALGTPGFSGADLENLCNEAALMAARNGMKRVIEKDFEAAKDKILMGPERRSAVLPKETIRVTAYHETGHALVSHFLKSRENVHKITVIPRGQALGVTAYLPKEDVYGYSKEDLLTTIAYAMGGRAAEEIKFSQFTTGASNDIQKATDLARRMVCQFGMSRLGPINFGQKSENPFLGRDWGESRNYSETLAHEIDMEVSKIINTQYELAKQVLVEHMDIFEKVSNILLEVETLDSEEFLEIINNNASAEKIKEIQLSKTLSGNSDGSDASGSKLDATNTSAINPLNTTPTPA
- a CDS encoding LTA synthase family protein is translated as MKIIRKKLSLLFMNINSFIDREKLCCIFFSAFFLALIANFSIIRYFTEKYLGINLLNSTELKVHAIVSGILSDLFVTGIVSIIFITLVFISNKFIFNKYLKKVSQRIKVTLFFMASFLFLFLLSFHIPYVSFYSSLITPFHLKYLIDPTFLEASAASVLDYRVLIAFFIPACLFLIVYFILKIPARLKYFKIIFISLLCLMYGAKKLNEELNRSGRVWTPVHLKANFIGNLFSAYIFSKSYAIGDLSKEDYKNLENYLDKEGEVPKILNIKNVTKENELNQSKWESLLLDSSLKSEDRLGKDLKHQIQTRIKNKNPLLVWVVIIESFKPEDGKFHYPNSQKTFQPFYDSLSASGIAFTNAWTVGGVTRAGQEGSLCGSWVGEYTAAMQELPNINPECLPELLKRKYHENVFSAFWHGGRFDFDGQGIFWKKHGMDLVITKENFDLNLPKTPWGMSDKVLLRRVAHDLDTITLANQNKIQFHTVLTVTNHDPWHLPKDATTELLQKHKEQLYLPPQITTSYTDEALEEFVGFLKTKKYPHSQGETYWDNSIIFFVNDHGHAKPSLPYPDDIAWGISAKNNVILAIKKSQANLVINGGIVEKTLQKNSLYKNRNGVKIPNLASQADIYPTILDFFDFKNIYSLSDSLFANKRRWPVMVDLGDYVFAPSPYEVGTGMVWTRKDALRSRTDSMQNNMNYDYYNTALALFKSSQFLLFNGNIIKNEENNTENVILVKAFN
- a CDS encoding DUF2652 domain-containing protein, which gives rise to MENNIIQQNEAMLLFADISGYTQFVKKHGFEWAHGQFIISEFLKSLLNEIKDPFKVAKLEGDAIFIYMPETDHIRAAIFMDNILNFFKAFENTKSKLASVNTCKCKSCCSLESLHLKLIIHSGKILFYNINQYQELSGIDVIMLHRLSKNSVTGKKYILITEQAFNKIGSLNDLEFIKGKEKYDEIGEIKTFIHYPNIKLNENLIYVKKPLRILKIFFKIKLLFYTLIKGFN
- the folP gene encoding dihydropteroate synthase — protein: MKLSGAEKFSRICSENSNLWMGIVNLTPDSFSDGGEYFSVDKAMSRIDALVKNGAHILDFGGASSRPNSPLITPEEELERIYQVILEARKRIPEGVLISLDTYSPRVAQKLAEEGLIDLVNDIFSGLRTEATNGVMRNTAEIAAEYKLGYILMHMQGIPENMQINPKYSNCLSEVKGFLQERILFAEKCGVESIAIDPGIGFGKSLENNLELLSQKGIDCLKELNKPILIGLSRKSFLGKIYPNLTEPVMRDCASKEFEKKCLQFGAKIIRSHIMPSELNFN
- a CDS encoding HAD family acid phosphatase; the protein is MDTNELWHLLQMQMDTIKKESDSSHHPVLERALEALKETIENYLSEQVTAGLPHPHPRSRIYRSEPKTWEIYESSSHEILDLIKKKAKNAQKKPACVFDLDGTLFDVGYRTLGILNEWLASDAAKHFDKRLLQKIAKLNYNHIGYSLSHAFENSGFDLRNQETMSLFSSVERYWKKKFFDGASLVKYDKIMENADIFVQKLSENNIEIFYLTGRYFHSMAKGTEQQLLNFNFPFDKNKLILKHNPHADDQIFKAEQVRKIAQEYEVVGNFENEYLNIAFMSLEARDAINVIVDSHHSGRQTPALDLPIYRVSRFEF